A single Phycisphaerae bacterium DNA region contains:
- a CDS encoding YHS domain-containing (seleno)protein, with the protein MLARNIILLTVCFAVGVSPAFAEPPRDFTITAGDQTFKLSDARGKFVALHFLLKTECPFCLKHTRDYVEQGPTIAGVMHIFIKPDDEKDIAAWRERLAEKSPGAPPIYRDQDAALADAYGVPGGYSFHGQTVHYPALILLGPDGKEVFRHVGKSNVDRLSFSAFRETVRKLQAHPEKGEYNLRDQRLAIAGYDPVSYHDAPTPSPSQSSLTSEYRGVIYQFATAINRRKFAADPERYIPAYGGWCATAMAEGDKVEIDPQNFKITDGRLYLFYKGWLGNALKEWNKDEANLRSKADAAWAKMAPHDLRNE; encoded by the coding sequence ATGCTGGCGCGAAACATCATCCTTCTTACGGTCTGCTTCGCCGTCGGGGTTAGCCCCGCGTTCGCTGAGCCACCGCGCGACTTCACCATTACAGCGGGAGATCAAACCTTCAAGCTGTCTGACGCCCGGGGGAAATTCGTAGCCCTGCACTTCCTGCTCAAGACCGAATGCCCGTTTTGCTTGAAGCATACGCGCGACTATGTCGAACAAGGCCCGACTATCGCGGGTGTCATGCATATTTTCATCAAGCCCGACGACGAAAAGGACATCGCGGCGTGGCGCGAGAGACTTGCCGAGAAATCGCCCGGCGCGCCACCGATCTACCGGGACCAAGACGCCGCCTTGGCCGACGCTTATGGCGTCCCCGGCGGCTACTCGTTTCACGGACAGACGGTCCACTACCCCGCCCTCATCCTGCTCGGCCCTGACGGCAAGGAAGTGTTCCGCCACGTGGGCAAGAGCAACGTGGACCGTTTGTCCTTCAGTGCATTTCGCGAGACGGTTCGAAAGCTCCAGGCGCATCCCGAAAAAGGTGAATACAACTTAAGGGATCAGCGCTTGGCCATCGCCGGCTATGACCCCGTCTCTTATCACGACGCCCCCACGCCGAGTCCCAGTCAATCCTCACTCACCAGTGAGTACCGGGGTGTTATCTATCAATTCGCCACCGCAATAAACCGACGGAAATTCGCCGCTGACCCCGAACGCTATATCCCTGCCTATGGCGGCTGGTGCGCGACGGCGATGGCGGAAGGTGACAAGGTCGAAATCGACCCGCAGAATTTCAAAATCACCGACGGCCGTCTTTACCTGTTCTACAAGGGGTGGCTGGGCAACGCCCTTAAGGAATGGAACAAAGACGAAGCGAATCTGCGCTCGAAAGCGGATGCCGCGTGGGCCAAAATGGCCCCCCACGATCTTAGAAATGAGTAA
- a CDS encoding Rieske 2Fe-2S domain-containing protein: MSVRYVAVQWNRHKRIYDALVAIGVIAYLIVFVLVGKLLFRGAEAISDEILVLRALGSCAFLLLNVILCIGPLARLDRHFLPLLYNRRHLGVTTFLLGLAHGLLAIGFYHGFGHLNPLISLLTSNTNFGTLSAFPFQLLGAAGLSIMFVMAATSHDFWNRNLGPRVWKGIHMLVYLAYGLLVMHVALGAMQTHRGAWLSILVCLGAFVVATLHLIAGRREYARDLHGAAAAESADPWVDVGSVDEIAEGRGKAACLANGERIAIFRYAGGISALTNVCAHQGGPLGEGKIIDGCVTCPWHGWTYRPEDGRAPPPFTEKVPTYRVRVESRRILVDPRPLEAGTPVEPARFSEDTHA; this comes from the coding sequence ATGAGCGTCCGTTACGTCGCCGTACAGTGGAACCGCCACAAGAGGATCTACGATGCGCTGGTGGCCATCGGCGTGATCGCCTACCTGATCGTGTTTGTTCTGGTGGGAAAACTGCTGTTCCGCGGCGCCGAGGCGATCAGCGACGAAATCCTTGTCCTGCGGGCCCTGGGAAGTTGCGCGTTTCTGCTGCTGAATGTCATCCTGTGCATTGGCCCGCTGGCGCGCCTCGATCGCCATTTTCTGCCGCTACTTTACAACCGCCGACATCTTGGAGTGACGACGTTTCTCCTCGGGCTGGCCCATGGGTTACTTGCCATTGGCTTTTACCACGGTTTCGGTCACCTCAACCCTCTGATTTCTCTCCTGACCAGCAATACGAACTTCGGAACGCTCAGCGCGTTTCCTTTTCAGCTGCTCGGCGCGGCGGGCCTCTCCATCATGTTCGTCATGGCGGCCACCAGCCACGACTTCTGGAATCGCAATCTCGGCCCGCGCGTGTGGAAGGGCATTCACATGCTCGTCTATCTTGCCTACGGCCTCCTCGTCATGCACGTCGCCCTCGGCGCCATGCAGACCCACCGGGGCGCATGGCTCTCGATCCTCGTCTGCCTGGGGGCTTTCGTTGTCGCAACGCTGCACCTGATCGCCGGACGCCGCGAGTACGCTCGCGATCTTCACGGCGCTGCCGCTGCGGAGTCAGCGGATCCCTGGGTAGATGTAGGAAGCGTTGATGAAATCGCGGAGGGCCGTGGAAAGGCGGCCTGCCTCGCCAACGGCGAGCGCATCGCGATCTTCCGCTACGCCGGTGGCATCTCCGCCCTCACCAACGTCTGCGCGCACCAAGGCGGTCCCCTCGGCGAGGGCAAGATCATCGACGGCTGCGTGACCTGTCCCTGGCACGGCTGGACGTATCGACCGGAGGATGGCCGTGCGCCGCCGCCGTTCACGGAGAAAGTGCCGACCTATCGTGTCCGCGTGGAAAGCCGCCGCATCCTGGTCGATCCGCGCCCATTGGAAGCCGGTACGCCGGTCGAGCCCGCGCGATTCTCGGAGGACACTCATGCCTGA
- a CDS encoding SDR family NAD(P)-dependent oxidoreductase, giving the protein MFDISRRVVMITGSVGNLGQAVAEALVAMGARTVLVDRSQDRLSEAFPKLTNNADHLLVGGVDLLSAESVSNCVAKAVARFDRIDALVHTVGGFRGGKSVAEESLEAWDSLFNLNVRTTLLACRAVIPAMRRQRSGRIVTVGSRAALQGGAGLAAYCAAKSAVLRMTESMAAELAPEGINVNCVLPGTLDTPQNRAAMPDADSTTWVRPANVARVVAFLVSDLAQAVRGVAIPL; this is encoded by the coding sequence ATGTTCGATATCTCTCGCCGCGTCGTCATGATCACCGGATCCGTCGGCAACTTGGGCCAGGCCGTCGCCGAAGCACTCGTCGCCATGGGCGCGCGAACGGTCCTGGTTGATCGTTCCCAGGATCGGCTGAGTGAGGCGTTTCCCAAACTGACCAATAATGCTGATCACCTCCTGGTCGGCGGCGTCGACCTGCTGTCCGCCGAGTCCGTATCGAATTGCGTCGCGAAGGCGGTCGCCCGATTCGACCGGATCGATGCGTTGGTTCACACTGTTGGGGGATTTCGCGGAGGAAAATCGGTGGCTGAGGAGTCCCTGGAAGCGTGGGATTCGCTCTTCAATCTCAATGTCCGCACGACGCTTCTGGCCTGCCGCGCCGTTATCCCGGCTATGCGCCGCCAGCGATCCGGCCGAATTGTAACGGTCGGCAGCCGTGCCGCATTGCAAGGAGGTGCGGGTCTGGCCGCCTACTGCGCCGCCAAGAGCGCCGTACTGCGAATGACCGAGAGCATGGCCGCTGAACTGGCCCCCGAGGGCATCAATGTCAACTGCGTTCTACCGGGAACGTTGGACACGCCGCAAAACCGTGCTGCCATGCCCGACGCCGATTCGACGACGTGGGTAAGGCCGGCCAATGTGGCTCGTGTAGTTGCATTCTTGGTCAGCGATCTCGCGCAGGCCGTCCGCGGCGTCGCCATTCCACTTTAA
- a CDS encoding VOC family protein: MVAGRVILIGRVRRSLIGVLVLIAPLATHPASASPALVEAVDAIAVTVGDIDRSIAFFSGVLDFRRHADIEVRGDEYSKLFGVPGARIRIVTLQLGDERIELQQFLSPRGRPMPPDSRADDRWFQHIAIITNDMDAAYARLQKHNVEPASQRPQTLPTWNQNAAGIRAYYFRDPDGHFLEILQFPPGKGDPKWHRSSDRLFLGIDHTAIVVADTDISLAFYHDTLGMRIAGNSENYGIEQERLNNVEGARLRITTLRAAQGPGIELLEYLSPDGGRSAPPDSRANDLWHWHVRVRYRATADLDGIAAQRKFARVSSHHFRLPDSTFGFGTAQLGRDPDGHALLLTAP; this comes from the coding sequence ATGGTCGCAGGGCGTGTCATTCTGATTGGCCGTGTTCGGCGGTCGCTCATTGGAGTGCTTGTCCTGATCGCGCCCCTCGCGACGCATCCGGCCAGCGCATCGCCCGCGCTCGTCGAGGCCGTCGACGCCATCGCCGTGACTGTCGGTGACATCGACCGCTCTATCGCCTTCTTTTCCGGCGTGCTCGATTTTCGCAGACACGCGGACATCGAGGTCCGCGGTGATGAGTACTCCAAGCTTTTCGGGGTGCCGGGCGCTCGTATCCGCATCGTGACGTTGCAACTGGGCGACGAGCGGATCGAACTCCAACAATTTCTCTCCCCGCGCGGGCGGCCGATGCCCCCCGACTCCCGCGCCGATGACCGCTGGTTCCAACACATCGCGATTATCACCAACGACATGGACGCGGCGTACGCCCGCCTTCAGAAACACAATGTCGAACCGGCCTCGCAAAGACCACAGACGCTCCCTACCTGGAACCAGAATGCCGCGGGCATCCGCGCGTACTACTTTCGCGACCCCGACGGTCATTTCCTGGAGATCCTGCAATTCCCGCCCGGCAAGGGCGATCCCAAGTGGCATCGCTCGAGCGACCGGCTGTTTCTCGGCATCGACCACACCGCGATCGTCGTCGCCGATACGGATATTTCGCTCGCGTTCTATCATGACACTCTGGGCATGCGGATCGCCGGGAACAGTGAGAACTACGGGATCGAACAGGAGCGACTGAACAACGTCGAGGGCGCTCGGCTGCGGATCACCACCCTCCGCGCCGCGCAAGGCCCGGGCATCGAGCTTCTCGAATACCTCTCCCCGGACGGCGGTCGATCCGCGCCGCCCGACAGCCGCGCCAATGACCTCTGGCACTGGCACGTGCGCGTGCGCTATCGCGCCACGGCCGATCTGGATGGCATCGCCGCACAGCGCAAGTTTGCCCGCGTTTCGTCGCATCACTTTCGTCTGCCGGACTCAACTTTTGGGTTCGGCACTGCACAGTTGGGCCGCGACCCGGACGGTCACGCCCTTCTGCTCACCGCTCCATAA
- a CDS encoding GMC family oxidoreductase produces MADDFYDIIIIGSGAGGGTLAWKLAPSGKRILLLERGDYVPREKDNWNPRAVNVEGKYNTKEVWRDKEGRDLHPHTNYYVGGNTKFYGAALFRLREKDFGEIRHHGGVSPAWPIDYDELEPYYTQAERLYHVHGNRGEDPTEPRANSPYPHPAVSHEPRIQQLSEDLAALGLRPFHVPLGIMLDEKNRHTSKCIRCETCDGFPCLVGAKSDAQVCAVDPAIAHPNVTLLTGAKVTRLQTSVSGREVTQVVVERNGIEERLKAAIVVVSCGAINSAALLLSSANDRHPRGLANGSDVVGRHYMGHTNSVLMALSKCPNPTVFQKTLAINDYYFASEAWDHPMGHISFVGKLDGVTLKAGAPPLVPGWTLDKMAKHSLDFWLTSEDLPAPDNRVTLDGDGNIVLSYTPNNEEAHNRLIAQLKTLMKQTTRCGLHGHDCHQGLFSRNFFVGQRIPLAGVAHQCGTIRFGRDPRTSALDVNCRAHEVDNLYVVDASFFPSSGAVNPALTIMANALRVGDYLLQRLA; encoded by the coding sequence ATGGCCGACGATTTCTACGACATCATCATCATCGGCAGCGGCGCCGGCGGCGGCACGCTCGCTTGGAAGCTCGCGCCATCGGGCAAACGCATCCTCCTCCTGGAGCGGGGCGACTACGTGCCCCGCGAAAAAGACAATTGGAACCCGCGAGCCGTCAACGTCGAGGGCAAGTACAACACGAAGGAAGTATGGCGTGACAAGGAAGGCCGCGACCTCCACCCACATACGAACTATTACGTCGGCGGGAACACCAAATTCTACGGTGCGGCGCTCTTTCGACTCCGCGAGAAAGACTTCGGCGAGATTCGCCATCACGGCGGCGTCTCGCCGGCATGGCCGATCGACTACGACGAACTGGAGCCCTATTACACCCAGGCCGAGCGGCTCTACCATGTTCACGGCAATCGAGGTGAAGATCCGACCGAACCGCGCGCCAATTCGCCCTATCCTCACCCTGCCGTTTCGCACGAGCCGCGGATTCAGCAACTTTCCGAAGACCTCGCCGCCCTGGGGCTACGGCCGTTTCACGTCCCGCTCGGCATCATGCTCGACGAGAAGAACCGCCACACGAGCAAGTGCATCCGCTGCGAGACGTGCGACGGCTTTCCGTGCCTGGTCGGGGCGAAGTCCGACGCCCAGGTCTGCGCCGTCGATCCGGCCATCGCACACCCTAACGTAACACTGTTAACCGGCGCCAAGGTGACGCGGTTGCAGACTAGCGTGAGCGGTCGCGAAGTGACGCAGGTCGTCGTCGAGCGAAACGGGATCGAGGAGCGACTTAAGGCGGCGATCGTCGTCGTCTCCTGCGGGGCGATCAATTCCGCCGCGCTCTTGCTGAGTTCGGCGAACGACCGGCACCCGCGCGGTCTGGCCAACGGCTCCGATGTGGTCGGCCGCCACTACATGGGACACACGAATTCGGTACTGATGGCCCTCTCCAAGTGCCCCAATCCGACGGTTTTCCAAAAGACCCTGGCGATCAACGACTATTACTTCGCCTCCGAGGCCTGGGACCACCCCATGGGGCACATCTCCTTCGTCGGGAAGCTTGACGGCGTGACGCTCAAGGCGGGAGCGCCGCCGCTCGTGCCCGGTTGGACGCTCGACAAGATGGCCAAACATTCGCTCGATTTCTGGCTCACGAGCGAAGATCTGCCCGCGCCGGATAACCGCGTGACGCTCGATGGCGATGGAAACATCGTCCTCTCGTACACGCCGAACAATGAGGAAGCCCATAACCGCCTCATCGCGCAGCTCAAAACGCTGATGAAGCAGACCACGCGCTGCGGCCTTCACGGCCACGATTGCCATCAGGGGCTCTTCAGCCGCAACTTCTTCGTCGGACAGCGCATCCCACTGGCCGGCGTGGCCCATCAATGCGGCACGATCCGTTTCGGCCGCGACCCAAGGACCTCCGCCCTCGATGTAAATTGCCGGGCCCACGAAGTGGACAATCTCTACGTTGTCGATGCGAGCTTCTTCCCATCCAGCGGCGCGGTCAATCCGGCGCTGACCATCATGGCCAACGCGCTTCGCGTCGGGGATTACTTGCTCCAGAGGTTGGCGTAA
- a CDS encoding aquaporin, with the protein MSPSSSDAFRRHWPEYMMEAAGLGFFMLSACLCTALVAYSGSPVARTIPSPILQRCLIAVAMGLTAIVIIYSPWGRQSGAHINPAVTLTFWRLGKIATPDALFYMLAQFVGGTAGVLLSKALLGRVIADPTVNYAVTVPGPRGMFAALLGECVIAFATMTVVLFMTSRPQLERWTGLVVGLLVALYVAIESPLSGFGMNPARTFSSALPSGIWTAGWIYFVVPPLAMLLAAHFHVTLSQPCHAGCAKMHHCPLKRCIFCGYRMTESVEPATDDVALCNATEPRASKTASVA; encoded by the coding sequence ATGAGCCCTTCGTCGTCCGACGCGTTTCGACGCCACTGGCCCGAATACATGATGGAGGCCGCCGGCCTTGGTTTCTTCATGCTCTCGGCCTGTCTCTGTACGGCGCTGGTTGCTTATTCAGGCTCGCCCGTGGCGCGAACGATCCCGAGCCCGATTCTGCAGCGATGCCTGATTGCCGTCGCGATGGGCCTAACGGCCATCGTCATTATCTACTCGCCCTGGGGCCGCCAATCCGGCGCGCACATCAACCCCGCCGTGACGCTGACCTTTTGGCGATTGGGAAAAATCGCTACGCCCGATGCCTTGTTCTATATGCTCGCGCAATTTGTCGGCGGGACGGCCGGTGTACTGCTCTCAAAGGCCCTTTTAGGCCGGGTCATCGCCGATCCCACGGTCAACTATGCGGTGACCGTGCCGGGGCCGCGAGGCATGTTCGCGGCACTGCTCGGCGAATGCGTGATTGCCTTCGCCACCATGACCGTCGTCCTTTTCATGACCAGTCGTCCGCAATTGGAGCGCTGGACGGGCCTGGTCGTCGGCTTGCTGGTCGCCCTCTACGTCGCCATCGAATCCCCGCTGTCCGGCTTTGGTATGAACCCCGCTCGGACTTTCTCCTCGGCGCTGCCCAGCGGGATTTGGACGGCCGGGTGGATTTACTTCGTCGTGCCGCCGTTGGCGATGCTCCTGGCGGCGCATTTTCACGTGACGCTCTCTCAACCCTGCCACGCCGGTTGCGCGAAAATGCACCATTGCCCGTTAAAACGGTGCATCTTCTGCGGATACCGGATGACGGAATCCGTCGAACCAGCGACGGACGATGTGGCCTTGTGTAACGCCACTGAACCGCGGGCATCGAAGACGGCGTCCGTCGCTTAG
- a CDS encoding sugar O-acetyltransferase yields the protein MTEREKMLAGELYLASDPELVRARSHARDLTRAYNQSRQEQAQQRRAILHELLGACGANVWIEPPFYCDYGRHIYLADNVYLNFGCVMLDCAPIRLGRNVQVGPSAQLYAAHHPLNATERIAGPELASPITVEENVWIGGGAILCPGVTIGRNAVVGAGSVVTRDIPADVVAAGNPCRIIRQLGASS from the coding sequence ATGACGGAACGAGAAAAAATGCTCGCCGGCGAGTTGTACCTCGCCTCCGACCCGGAGCTGGTCCGCGCGCGGTCGCACGCCCGCGACCTGACCCGGGCGTATAACCAGAGCCGTCAGGAGCAAGCCCAGCAGCGCCGGGCAATCTTGCACGAACTGCTGGGAGCCTGCGGCGCCAATGTGTGGATCGAGCCGCCATTCTACTGCGATTACGGACGCCACATTTACCTGGCCGACAATGTCTATTTGAATTTCGGCTGCGTCATGCTCGATTGCGCCCCGATTCGACTCGGTCGCAACGTCCAGGTCGGCCCCTCCGCACAGTTATACGCGGCGCACCACCCCCTTAACGCGACCGAGCGGATCGCCGGGCCGGAACTCGCCTCGCCCATCACCGTCGAGGAAAACGTCTGGATTGGCGGCGGGGCGATCCTCTGTCCGGGCGTCACGATCGGTCGCAATGCGGTGGTCGGCGCCGGCAGCGTCGTCACGCGTGATATCCCCGCCGACGTCGTCGCGGCGGGCAACCCCTGCCGCATCATCCGGCAATTGGGAGCGTCGTCATGA